One genomic segment of Mytilus galloprovincialis chromosome 5, xbMytGall1.hap1.1, whole genome shotgun sequence includes these proteins:
- the LOC143075364 gene encoding uncharacterized protein LOC143075364, with translation MNQERDVTGKFGKASVKKNKRSNFFKWSNELKQKDPEVVGVFNDHSNYFHNHTDIAAEAEFTDPLYGKQQSWGLGRRIVELDLLAVGMYCCICKSPLHLSNTVGEKLFGLSGIIMIRCDLCATVTDVQTGKRGPTGSYDINTKAALGMIHAGIGPTHLQNFLAECNLPSISENTLRKKEKELSKQIGEVANTSCRTAQEEEKAQSTNNNVEASFDGGWQKRGSGWNYNSNTGHSTFIGKESGKVLSFELRSKACKTCEYHQSRKETVPDHDCHLNWHGSSKAMEADMAVTMAHRLKDDGCEIKVVHADNDASTTARLQVEFDNISKKDDQNHVKKGISTSLHNISKSYRELQKDETRQYILRCFMYAIKGGETEDDIKCNLERIVPHVFGSHEKCEDVDWCTYNTNPENFK, from the exons ATGAACCAGGAAAGAGATGTAACAGGCAAATTTGGTAAAGCTAGTGTTAAAAAGAATAAGaggtcaaatttttttaaatggtcaAATGAATTAAAGCAGAAGGACCCTGAGGTAGTTGGAGTATTCAATGACCACTCCAACTACTTTCATAACCACACAGATATAGCAGCAGAGGCTGAATTCACTGACCCACTTTATGGGAAACAACAGTCTTGGGGTTTGGGGAGGAGGATAGTTGAATTAGATCTCCTCGCAGTGGGAATGTATTGCTGTATCTGCAAGTCCCCTCTCCACCTGTCAAATACAGTAGGAGAAAAGCTGTTTGGTTTAAGTGGAATTATCATGATTCGATGTGATCTTTGTGCAACAGTCACTGATGTCCAGACAGGAAAAAGAGGACCAACAGGCAGTTATGACATCAACACAAAAGCAGCATTAG GAATGATACATGCAGGAATAGGGCCTACCCATCTACAAAATTTTCTAGCTGAATGTAATTTGCCATCTATCAGTGAAAACACTCTGAGAAAGAAGGAGAAGGAGTTAAGTAAGCAGATTGGGGAAGTTGCAAACACATCATGCAGAACTGCACAGGAAGAAGAAAAAGCACAGAGTACCAATAATAAT gTTGAAGCTAGTTTTGATGGTGGTTGGCAGAAGAGAGGCTCTGGGTGGAATTACAATAGTAATACTG GACACTCAACCTTCATTGGAAAAGAATCTGGGAAAGTACTGTCTTTTGAATTACGTAGTAAAGCATGTAAGACCTGTGAGTACCACCAATCCAGGAAAGAAACTGTTCCAGACCATGACTGCCATTTGAATTGGCATGGATCAAGTAAAGCTATGGAGGCGGACATGGCTGTTACAATGGCTCACAGGTTGAAAGATGATGGATGTGAAATCAAAG TTGTGCATGCAGATAATGATGCATCAACAACAGCAAGACTACAAGTTGAGTTTGACAACATTTCAAAAAAGGACGACCAGAACCATGTCAAAAAGGGAATATCTACAAGCTTGCATAATATTTCTAAAAG TTACAGGGAGTTACAGAAAGATGAAACCAGGCAGTACATTTTGAGATGTTTTATGTATGCAATAAAAGGAGGAGAGACAGAAGATGACATCAAATGTAATCTGGAAAGAATTGTGCCACATGTATTTGGTAGTCATGAAAAATGTGAAGATGTTGACTGGTGTACATATAACACAAATCCTGAAAATTTCAAGTAA